Genomic segment of Synchiropus splendidus isolate RoL2022-P1 chromosome 4, RoL_Sspl_1.0, whole genome shotgun sequence:
atgctgttttgttttatcataTTGAGGTAATGGTCAGTGTTTGTTGttatataaatatgaaacacattgttttaaatCACCAATAGAAGTCCTTGCTCCCTCAGTATTACACATGGGTTTAGCTCACCTATAGACAGTGAAACAAAGCTCTGCTTCTGTTTGCGTGTCACTAGTGGACAATGTTTGTTCACGTGACCGTCCACAGAACGCTCATGCGCATGCTCGCTACAGCTGAGTTGAGTTGCCGACCCGAAGACTTGAGGGCACTGGACGTGGTACCCAGTCGCTCAGCGTAAAAACTCTGTGATTGTTGTTGAAGTGTCAACATTCTGAAACGGCTGCTCGTCTTTCCTCCTGCGACTGCGACGAAAGAGCGGTGAGACTTCAGTATGGATGAGCCACTTGTGCTTGTCGTTGACATTTAGCAGCTAGCGAAGAACAAGTTCAGCTTCAGGTTTGGGCTCTGTGAGGCATGAGAAGCGGTGCGCTGTCATGTCAGGAACATGTCTGCGTGTTATTGTTAAACCTTCAGTCATACTGAGCTGGTGTTGTCCGACTACAAGGGCGCCCTTCCGGGACAGGTGGGACTTCGGTCTGAGGAGGCTGACCTAAATGTTGAGCAATGAAATGTGTCCCCTTGTTGGAGCGGAGCAGTGAAAGGTCCCGATTTCTTCCAGACGTTGTATCTGCCCTTTTCTTCTCTCCACAGCCTAGTTCCCATCATGCACAACAATCCCCTTCCCATCCTCTCTGTCAGACCCATTCGGGCTCTGGTGGACGAGGTGTTTAAAGTGATAGTCACGAATCTTCGTCCGGGATCTCCAGTGACGCTACACTCGCTCCATCGTTCAGAAGATCAAGACCACTGGGAGGCTTTTGGACACTACGTCAGCAGCCAGCGGGGGACAGTGTCTGGTAAGGTTCTGGTTTCATGAAATCCCTCAGTTgtcatttattctttttaaaaCACCTAGGTTTCAGGTCAAGTAGTAGGTGACGGGTCCTTTCCTTTGTTCATTGTACAACTATCTTGTGCATGAAAAGAGCGTTGTCAGATTTGACCATCTTTTCAGAGCACGAAAACTTTTCTATTTAGGAATTTTTCCAGGAGTTTCCACTGACCACTACTCTATAAAATCCTTCCGAGCCTGACCGTTCGTCGTATCACTTCTGTAGTTGCGGATGATTTGAGCTTCGGAGGAACTTACAGTGGAAAAGAGCCCATGGGTTTGTTGTGGAGTCAGCGGCCCGTTCCTGGAGGTCGCAGAGACCTCAGGTGAATGATCATCTTCAACTTGAGAAGGAGAGTATATATGATCACTCTAACAGCAGATTTGATCTTCTCCGGCCAGGTTACGGAAGGTGAATGTCACCACCCCCATGCCGTTCCACATCTCCGTCTACAGTGGACACCTGACTGGAGGCTTTCAGGACCAGGTTCCTCTGGCTTCAGTGCTGACAGAGAGATGGTACATGGCTCCTGGAGTCAAGAGGGTCAGCGTGAAAGAGGGAAATATTTTGGGGACCCTGTTTATACCTCCAGGTAGTCGTCTGGTCACATGGTGCCCAAACTGTTCATTGTATGTTACTCTGAACGCTGTGTTTGCCCTTCAGGTCCAGGACCCTTCCCTGGGCTGCTGGACAtgtggggtggaggaggaggtctgGTTGAGTATCGGGCTGCGTTACTGGCTTCACATGGCTACGTCACTTTCGCTCTGTCTTACTTGTCTGCTGAGCAGGGTCTGTTAAGTGAAAAAGATTTTGAGGTTTGTGTTATTTAAGTGCATTTTACTTCATTGTTCTGATACTGCTACTCACAGCCCCACTTTGTCGACCCCCTGCTTCTCCTCAGTCAGTGTTTAACATGATCAAAAACCATCCTCAAGTCATCCCTGACAAAGTTGGAATATTTGGTCTCTGCTTTGGTGCTATCATAACGCTTTACCTCGCAGTGGAGAGTAAAGCCGTCAAGGTCAGAAATGAGTTTCTTCATTAATAGTACTCGTGATGATATAAAAAGAGCTTCATATTTCCATGACCTCCTTTGTTCTCGTCCAGCTCTTTGTGTTGCATCTATCAAAAGTGTGATTCAAATTGAGGTCGATTGGAACTTAGCAAGTCTGCCTCAGGTCCTCCTTGATGATAAATGTGCAGTATTGTTTTATGTTTCCAGCCcacttgttgtgtttgtgtcagcgcTACACACTGTAAAGACCATGAGAACGGCTCAGGTCTAAATCTCTCTCTTGCAAAGTTGGGGTAGGTAATTCACCTCGTAAATGTCAGTGACTGTGCGAGTTTTACTGAAGCAgcatgttgtttctttgtgaaGGAGCAACAGCAAGGTCCGTGTGGATGAGAACAACCATTCTATATGGCGAGATATCACTCTTCCGATTCCCTCTGACTGCTCCAGAAAACTAGACGTAAGTGTTGTTTACAACATGTATTGTTCTTGTTTCACCGGCGTCTTTCGTTGtgtgtaaatgtttgttttctttgtttttaggtGACCAAAATCAACTGTCCGTTACTGCTGGTCTGTGGCAATGATGATCAGAATGTTGCTACCATGGAAGCTGCCGAGGacgtgaggacacacacacacatgaatactCACACAGTTAtgcttttatgttttgtggggaactgtcattgccataatgctttcaaccctaaccaggacctaaaccaaactaaaaccaaaGGACACTCTCACAAGCTCGCTCGCACACACCACTTACTGTAAAGAGCGAGAGGTCTTCAGAGAAAAGAGTGTACTTGCATATTACCTGAGATAAAACCTCATtattacagtaaaaaaaattcaacataAATTTTCATAACCATACCCTGACTTCAACGTAGATGCATCTGTGGAGGAAACTGATGGATATTCTGtatttcacctctgacctccagatgGCCCAGATGATACACGCCGCTGGAAAAGATCACCTGCTGACCAAGCTGGTCTATCCTGGTGCCGGACACCTGATCGAGCCACCCTTCACGCCACATTGTAGATTCTCAAGGTTCATAAACCCAGAAAATGGACACGACTGTGAGTACTTTGTGTTTTACTCTCTGCCTACTGAAGACTTTACATTTCAGAAATGATGGAACTAGTGTCATTTATTGCTGCTCGTACTGTTCTGAATCGCATGTGCAAAATAACTTTGATGTCATGTTTTATTATAGAGGCCACAATACAGTAATGtgtttcagtcattcattctgTGTGTTTCAGCAACAATGCTGTGGGGAGGACACACCAAACCTCATTCTGACGCTCAGGAAGACTCCTGGAAGAAGATCCTAGCCTTCCTGCAGATGCACCTCTACAGCAGCTCCTGTCCAAGAGCCAGGATGTGAgtctggagcagcaggaggtcaATCAGAGCATAGCAGAGGTGGAATCacagagcagttttcatctctgTCGGAAGTCAGTACAACTTGTTCCTGCAGCTCTTTTGTCTAATGAACAATTCATTCAGTGAGTTGATTTACTATTTCACTGTATTAAAATGCCTTGCAACAACAGTATGTTGGATCTGAATGCCACAACAGTGGCCTATTGTCTGCAATCATCATGTGGGAAATTAATACCGTAGCTGCTCTTTGCTGTtttaataatgttattattacgAATATAAAATTAatgattgcattttttttcttaaataaatgACCTGTTTAAAAGTACCTTGGAGTTATGGTCAGTCTGTGCGTTCTGTACCGCTGAATTACCTGCATATGTGACtttttgaagtcagaattcCAAAGATGGTAATTGCGTGAAAAGGAAGTGTTACTTGATGTTTTTCTCTGTTAAAGTGGGAGCATGTTATGTTGCTCAATGTCGAATAATATTTTAATTCCCTCACTTAAGTAAAACATTTCATGTCACAGTATTTATCACGTTGTTATTGCACTGTGGTCCAAAAGTACTTAAATGCACTGAAATCATTTTACAGTGTTTTATttagtaaaaagaaaaagaaaaaaacaatactatCCTATACTAGTGTTTGCAGCAAcatttaattattaataaaaatgtcttctctcccttcaaaataactagaaTTGCTGGTTTTGCTCGATTTAAGAATATTGCAAtcaaatataaacatatatggAGTGCAGTTTGGAATAGGTTCAtatagggatgctccgatcgatctgtcaccgatcatgatcggcagATGATCATGATAtctgccgatcactacctgacactgccgatcacaacaactgatcacttgtgacagccggcgctctgatgaagccctgctggttgtgatgcgtccgctcctccctccctgctgctcacttggcagcagcatgtctactgtggaggtcctttcaatctgtcatttaaagtttgcatcctgcagttTCATCAGTCCGGATGAAGAAGCCACTCCAAGCATCACTGGGTCTGATGTTGCATGTCCATTCCGCTCATTTGTGGCCACTAGGGAtaggcaatatggacaaaaaaaatgtcatgataaatgttgCTATTTTGGCGATAACAATAATTctgatgataaatacattttgattctATTCCATGAGTAGAGACACACTTTAGTcgctcttgaaactgttttatgattaaacttattagtggagtttgtctccaacatcattatttgtttttgttcaagtgtaatagttaactaagtgtagagatgaaaaATGGATCTCTCGTAGAACCCGCTGGTGTCTGGCAGACTGCTCTGCCacctttatttaggggttaaattgagccgccTGTCTGCTGTCCCCAATGGACCTCatgcaatgttccctctaatttttcatgtgtctaaGCAAacccacaaactctctgagcggtcacccggaccactgtgagcgaccTGTCGTCGGCTGTGTCTGTAATAGTTTATAAtggcattaaaatatttaaaaatgtatttacaatttgtgtaattcacattgaggaatggaacatgtgtgaaatgtaatatggttttttttatatcaaaaacataaaatttcatatatatatatacatattagaCCATTGAGGtcgctggatatcaaagaacttccagcaacttttacaaacatttaaccTCAAACGAATTGATAAGGCATATGTCTGTTGTGAGACTGTATTTATTCCTCTTGAGGCTACCGTAGTCTGTGACCGCTCCTCATGGAGCAGTGAGCCTGTGTAGAGCAGGCtaaattgaagaaaaaacaggtgtctttcactgactacacagttcctcacctgactagcgtgtagtctgaaacctgcgctgcaacgattctctctcctctgcgtaACTCTGCCGCCCCAATTGAATCAGTGCATGTGCACATTTTGGACCAATCACGAGCGACTTTAAGAGTAGAGCAGCTCTTAAACAGccgccagctccaatagttcacttcaaatagcagctcttctagttgctgttaGTTCTATTGTGTATGTGGTGGTGTCACTCAGCGGACGGTCTTAAGCACCACTACACCGACGGCGCAGTCAGCGCTTCATTTTGTTGATCTAATGTCGTAAGGCTTTATGTCTTGACGGCAAGAAGCCCTGTATTCCAGAAATTGCGggaatttatattcaattcaggattaatttttgttgcgtacagtagatatttttgtgcgctgagatctTATCCGCTGTGTGCAATTGCTCAGCTTTGAGGGAACATTGATCTCATGTCTCTTTACAGTTTACTTTACCTATGGGCCCATCTGGATGCATTTCTtagatgctgttgaagaaatattagaaataatgtcaaTACATGATCATTTTGTCATATTCTATTTTCGAAATCATTATATAAACTGCCAGTCCTTTCTTTTGTGTCATGAAAAATACTGGAGCGGAGGTTCGTATCCAactatccaactattttcaattCGTGTCAGTGTGTCAAACGCCACAAAGCTGGAGCGCGCAGCACACTGTCACCGTCTCATCAGGCTCACGTGTGTTCAAATGCCAATCAAAAGAGGCTACGTTTCCGTTGTGTCAACATCGTATATTTGAAAGATTTCATGTCGACCGTGCTGTGGAATCTTCGCTGCAAACTTCACTACGAGGGCTGCGTACATGAACGCTCTTATTACGTGATATTTCTGCTATATCATCAgaatatatttgatttaatgACACAAATGGCATGTTTGATGGACTCAACTTCAGTGGAGCACAGTGATCCAGGAAAACAATAATGTCACATGCATTTGGGATTCCAACTCAACGTTTCCACTGAAATGTTTCACTATGCAAAACAATATTggttcctgatttttttttaatgaaatggtAATACTGTTTTTACCACGGTTAACCGAGTGAAACTGGTCAgcattgacacacactgtgaacTCAAACTAGACAGTTACTGTCCCAGTAGTATGGTCCAGTCTAAAACCATTGGTGTGGTAATCCCTGTTGTTGTGGAGGTCCTGTTCTTACTCCTGCCTTTTACTGTTCAGTAGAATTTGGTTGAACAAAACTTCAGCACAGTATGAAAAATGACTTTATTATTTAAAGGCAAAAGGATGAAATAGGTTTTCATCAAGTGCAAAGACCAGAAAGAAACTCTTAGAAGAGGCTCTTCCAGTTGGACCTCCAGATGGTGAAGAGATCATTGGTGTAGGATATGGTTCAGGATCTGCTCCACGAGATGAACCATGGGTCGGCTGATTGGAAAGTGGGGGggcagcttctcctccacacaCGAGGGCTTCACTGCGAACCTGTGGGAGAAGCTGTTTAACGCTCGGAGACTGAAATCTGGGCGCTGTGCTCCGTGTCATACCTGAACtcctctctgaagtggtggtgaaGATGCTGGGCCAGCTGGGTGTCGTGTTGCAGACAGGCCAGCAGGAGACGACAGCGCTGAAACAGCAGCACCGACTGAAGTGGAGTCAGCGGAGAGTCATGCAGTTCGGAGAGACACAGAACCACCTGCTGGGCCTGGTAGCTGATGTAGGGCAACTGTGGAGCAACAGGGCATTTTTAGAAACACAAACCTTAAATGATCCCTTGCATTTCAGGGGCCTTTATGCTGACAGAGACCATCACTGACTCTAGTGAAAACACCAAACAGTCTTTAACAAGATAGATGGTAGCTTCAGAGGCTTAAAAAGAAGGTTCACCAGATTAGGGTCCTGCTGCAGAACTCTGAGGATCCAGCCCACAGACAGGAAGTTCTCCACCGAGGAACACTTGCTGGCCTGTAGCACAAGTTGATGTCAAACAAAATGGGTAGGGTGGAATGGGTGAACGGAACCAGACAGATCAAGTATCCCAAACATAAGCACCAGCGGTGAGAAAGATGCTCATGGAAAGATGCACGTTCTTCACTCACCTCATTTCCTAACAGCAGCAGTTCAAACAGAAGTGAGCAGGAAGCATCCAGGTACTCGGCGAGTAAGTCCTGCAGCTGATGGAGCAGACAAATATGGGAGTCGATTATTGTCGCTGGTCACGAGGCAAAGCTGAGGGACTCCTCAGGAAACTCACTTGGCAGTCAGTGATGTCGGCTTGTTTCTTGATCTGCAGTTCAGGATCACAAATGAGGCTCAGCAGCATCCTGGAGGCCAGGGCTCCTCTGTCAACAGGAGAATGCACGTGCATCACTTTGCTGTTACAGACTGGTTGTCACTGCCAGTGTCTTGTAGGATGTTGCAACTGCACATTTTAAATCAGACATGCGCCCACCTGTCTGCAGATAGAAGGTTGAGTCGCGCCGGTTCAAAGTCTGTGTCTCTGAACATGACGGCGAGCGTCTGCACAATCAGAGTTCCGAGTCTGATGAAGATGTCACAGCAAACATTTAGGATACATTTCCTTTCAGGATCGAAAATAATCCATGCACAAATGTGATTCAATCACAAACAAAGCATCAGATTTAGTGGCCTcacaaacatcagggtggaagtgctcctGTTAGGAGCGAACAGCTGcataatgtgatttttttttaggctTCTAGCCTGAAGATTTTGAATGTATTAAACTGCCATGTATTAATCGTATTAATACATgtaatacatgtatatatatatatatatatatatatatatatatatatatatatatatatatataaaagcaagCAGACACTTACAAAAGTTGATCTGCTGTGTAAACACTGACACTCCGGCAACTGAGCAGAGACTCATCCAGGAATTGaaccaggaacacacacacctcaccgctctggaacacagtgagagaaTTCATTCGATTGAGCTTTAACTACTTTTCAACTTTAGACGTATACATTTGTGCCACTGTGTGACCCACAGTAGACatgtaatgtgtttttccatcgtCTGGACGTGAGAGGCTGTGAAGATCTCACCCTCCAGAACAGTCGTCTCAGCATGACGTCTCTGTGAGCGGCTGTCTtgagctcctgcagcagcagatagAAACTCTCCACGTTGTTTCCCGCCTGCAGCAGCTCGGAGCTCAGCTGGTTGAAGAGACAGGTCGTCTTCTCCCaactacacacacagacagcatCTATCACTTTCACGCTTTGTCACGAATCAAAAGTCACGTCTCATACCTGATCCCTGCAAGAGTAGAGTGAGTTAGCGGGCGGCACCTCTGTCGGTACAAAGGGTCTAAAATCAAAGTGGATCTCTGCGCACAAACAGAGAGTCAATTACAATGTTTATGTTTGATCGAACAAAGAACTCTCACAATGATGTAACTGTTCCAGGCGCTCTGCAGGTGGAGATAGAGTCTGGACCTGGGTGAGACAGTGTAAAGATGGAGCTCcgcctccttctcctcaccGCTGCTCACTCGATCCCGTCTCAACAGGCGGGTCAGGACCGACCCGACTCTCCGCTGAAGCAAAAACATCACATTGACCTTCAGGCAGATGCTTTTCATCCGGTCAAGTGCTGACTCGGCTTATTTAGTCCATCCATGAAGAGCTAGTATGAAGAACAAATTGTATTGCTATGTGCCTAAGAAACTAAAGTTGGATGCGGCTAAATTACGGCAAAGTGGAGGTATTGTGTGCACTGCACTTTGCGACATTGCTTATGAGCTATGTTAGATAGCATGATAAACTTCATCTCACATCTTTGGTAATGTGTCAGGTGATGACGTTCTTCATAATCCTAGTGTTGAGTACCTGGTTGGGATCGGAGAAGTTCATCCTGAGGTCTGGGGGCGATGAAGGGGCACTGGAGGAGAAGACGGAGGGTGTAGCAGAGCGAGGGTAGCTTGGAGGATGAGGCACCTTGGGCAGTCCCAGGGTTTCCGGGTTTGGGCAAGAAGCTGAGCGCTTGGTCTTCAACATCTGGACCTCATCCGTGGAGCCATCGAGCAAGCTCCTGATGAAGCAGTTGGAATCATCAGCTGCTGAATAAGTATTGTCTGAATAACTTTTTTAAGGTTTCATTGTGTTGCGTAACAGAGTCAGCAGTTAGATGAAGGGCCTCTGGGGAGCCACAGATGTGACAATTCTGACAGACTTCCTGTCTCACAGCAGCTCCGTGGGAGCGTCACTGTCGTCTCCAGGCAGCAACTTTACGTCCAGACACAGACCAACTGTTTTGGTTAACACCCAGAGGAGCTAACAGACGTCATGCTTTGCATCAACAGACAAAAAATTATGAGGCTATGAAGCAGGAATTGAATCTCTCTCAATACAACAGCATCTTCATCATGTTCCTTGGTCCACACACCCTTTACATGGACACTCAGAAGTCATTCAGGCGTCAAATCTGGTGTCCTATCAATCAGGCTCCTTGGTTTAGATTTAGAAAACAAGATGCAGCAGGAGGTGAAACTTGCCTCTGTAGTAAATAAGTCATGAGACACTGGAGACAAGCAGACCAACTCTCCACTGAGCTGACTGAGATACCTTGACTGTTTTGGTGGCCGTTGCTGTAAATGCAGGTATGTACTTTGTGGGCTCCTAAAATGCGTCTTCTTTGGCAGCAGAACAAAAAACAGCTGTAAAGACTTTACAGCCCAGCAGTTTgtctgtttccatgacaacctCATGTGATGTTTGCGTCAATGCCACAACAGTGGTGAGATTCCAGAGCCAGATGAATGAATTTACAATCAAAATAAACTGTGATACGAAGAAGAAATAACCCGCATAGAGAAgagagaaaattaaaaaataaaatgaagtgatcaaaaacataaaatatgcacaaatgacattttaattacattaaatatctaaatgatataaatatatctctAAATAAATCTGCCAAGTTTTTATAGAAAGATAAATGATAGTAGGTTATGAAGATTTTAGATGAAATAGAtgacaaaaatgtatatatataatttcacatATTGACAtggtaaatatatatttagcagATAATAGCAGATAAATGGCAATTTGTTGACTAAATAATACATTTGGCAGCATTTTACGAGGATTCGTTCAGTTTAACACTCAAGTGCTGTGCTGTGTCTTTTGTAAAGTTGAAAGTTAAAGCAGTCAGCAAGTGTCTCTTTACATACAAGGATGTCACCTGACAAACtccaggtgagtgtgtgtgcatgcatgtgtgtgtgtgttggtggtgCTTAGGTCACTTACCTCGGTGCAGGATATCCTgcggaaaaaaagacagaggggGGTTGAAGTTACAAGTAAACAAATCTGAAGAGCAGGAGCATGCTGTCTTCAGCATCTCTGTTTTAGGTGCAAAACTGTTGACATTGTTTGcatggtaaaaataaatacacttatttcattcaatttttacatttttatttgattataATGTCTTGCAACGGGTCAGTTTGTAATACTAGCACatatagtttattttttattagaatGTAGAACAACACGAAAGCTCACTACATTAATTATTTATCTTCTACCAAATCAAGTCCCATCCTGTCcaactgctgttgctgttggttTGATCTTGTTTTTAGTGCAagaactttctttttcttctttctgcaGTACCCATCAGACTCAGTCTCCTCCACCAGCCCTATTCATGAAACCATGAACCTCAatagttgtcttcctcttccaacCATCTTCACCGACTGTCTCTCCTCACCATGACTCCCTAATTTTGATTTACTCATTTCTGATTCAGTCGTTTTTAGTCACACAATGATCCGTCCTGAACACCTCCTGTCTGATACAGTTCTGTCTCCACTCAGCCTCTAGTCTTCAGCTCAGATAAAGGGCCATAAATCGAACATCTCTTTCCTGTCAGCCAAAACTGTGCATTTGTTGCTAGTTCGCACTACTGacaatcaaaatacattttcctcTGGTCTGAGATAATTTTATTTGAGTCAGCAGGAGAAATCCCATAAATTGACCACTATTTCACTCCTCTTATTATTTAGATTATTTCTATCATTAAAAGTGATACTACTTTTGAAGCACAATTTTCAatggtttattttgaaataacacATGGAAATGAGCTCAACCTTCCTGGCTGCCTCCTAACCTTCTTCTgttttaaaagaagaagaaagaacacatttatttatgctGTGCTACAAAAGCGACGCTGcagtccacaagcagcacatgGATGCTGATGCGTTGCTTGACTTGGTCTGAAGATGTGTTGGACACagtgtcaaaacaaaacactacttATTGGGAATgtagggaaaaaagaaaaacacagcaatgCAGATGCAGTAGACAACGCCTTTAAAAAACTCAAGTCTAGATGGGTGGAATGGCGGTCACATTCAGGGATTTCTCTAAATATCATTATGAATTCTTACAAGCGATGTAGCATTGGGGGTTAGAGTTTGGCTGCGAGCTTCACTGAGGCCAACAGTGTGACCAATGTCATGGTATTGTTACTTTAACTGTGCTGTTTCTTGACTTTACCGTTCACTCCATGTGTGGCTGTGGACCTTAAAGCTGGAAGTCCGTCTC
This window contains:
- the LOC128757249 gene encoding bile acid-CoA:amino acid N-acyltransferase-like, which encodes MHNNPLPILSVRPIRALVDEVFKVIVTNLRPGSPVTLHSLHRSEDQDHWEAFGHYVSSQRGTVSVADDLSFGGTYSGKEPMGLLWSQRPVPGGRRDLRLRKVNVTTPMPFHISVYSGHLTGGFQDQVPLASVLTERWYMAPGVKRVSVKEGNILGTLFIPPGPGPFPGLLDMWGGGGGLVEYRAALLASHGYVTFALSYLSAEQGLLSEKDFESVFNMIKNHPQVIPDKVGIFGLCFGAIITLYLAVESKAVKPTCCVCVSATHCKDHENGSGLNLSLAKLGSNSKVRVDENNHSIWRDITLPIPSDCSRKLDVTKINCPLLLVCGNDDQNVATMEAAEDMAQMIHAAGKDHLLTKLVYPGAGHLIEPPFTPHCRFSRFINPENGHDSTMLWGGHTKPHSDAQEDSWKKILAFLQMHLYSSSCPRARM
- the c4h12orf56 gene encoding uncharacterized protein C12orf56 homolog, with product MALSAPGTSLSRCNIKLESFLKRNTERAVYERIRAYEPCVVVSDTVKRVYMHAVLSDERVYLTEFPPRTLTPAVSYRCVRDIQLINDFPEFLSGKHRERCQHIRVTYIRERTLEKSLQQRDIRRDGLPALRSTATHGVNGYPAPRSLLDGSTDEVQMLKTKRSASCPNPETLGLPKVPHPPSYPRSATPSVFSSSAPSSPPDLRMNFSDPNQRRVGSVLTRLLRRDRVSSGEEKEAELHLYTVSPRSRLYLHLQSAWNSYIIRSTLILDPLYRQRCRPLTHSTLAGISWEKTTCLFNQLSSELLQAGNNVESFYLLLQELKTAAHRDVMLRRLFWRSGEVCVFLVQFLDESLLSCRSVSVYTADQLLLGTLIVQTLAVMFRDTDFEPARLNLLSADRGALASRMLLSLICDPELQIKKQADITDCQLQDLLAEYLDASCSLLFELLLLGNEASKCSSVENFLSVGWILRVLQQDPNLLPYISYQAQQVVLCLSELHDSPLTPLQSVLLFQRCRLLLACLQHDTQLAQHLHHHFREEFRFAVKPSCVEEKLPPHFPISRPMVHLVEQILNHILHQ